A genomic region of Podarcis raffonei isolate rPodRaf1 chromosome 13, rPodRaf1.pri, whole genome shotgun sequence contains the following coding sequences:
- the LOC128400863 gene encoding zinc finger protein ZFP2-like isoform X3, with protein sequence MEREKETCILDLQDSSEEETLREDIEIINENKEEEAEQQSIQKEDKWIHDKAKSQQEIFQEKRITAQGHLMETTQHVASNGESVISVEQESTDIFSDNDKVPKATICPDCGKSFSNSSHLVRHRRVHTGEKPYKCPHCDKSYRQDSHLVQHMRSHTGEKPYRCTHCGKGFSQSSNLIIHQRTHTGERPFTCPECGRSFSHSSDLIQHKRIHTGEKPYVCSICGKCFSQSSKVTQHKRFHSGERPFSCGECTKTFRLRADLVRHLRAHTGERPFGCPECGKHFAESSHLIRHQRIHMSERPFRCPDCGKGFNQSSNLQQHQRVHRGQKPFKCDECGKGFGVSSALLQHQRTHTGERPYCCSQCGKSFSVSSTYHIHQRIHAGQKPYSCANCGKGFVRSSALLQHQATHTGEKPFRCPYCGRGFGQKSALSQHRRAHVRRGETLALVEGWDAAGMEGVGDQGVEGGVDSLWQGNGIGIMEQEWQSEGDESMRREWEDDGDETMRVEWQDDADESVVQRLQEDGRESMRQEWKDGVDDETERTEWQDDEDVCVEPGSQDDCTESMRLECQDDPDDEADERVAVGLQDDGDESMRLECQDDESEEEDFQDHEDQRLRGKCLDEIVEPDWQDDREESLREEWENAVGENFRQKHSSEGQEWHGSEDGSERQSWLGEGEDSLEGEGEEIGRQSCQDENEEIVVLK encoded by the exons ATGGAACGTGAAAAAGAAACATGTATCCTGGATCTCCAGGACTCCAGTGAAGAAGAGACACTAAGAG AAGACATTGagataataaatgaaaataaggaagaggaagcagaacaACAGAGCATACAGAAAGAAGACAAATGGATTCATGACAAGGCAAAGAGCCAGCAAGAAATCTTCCAGGAAAAAAGAATCACAGCACAAGGCCATCTAATGGAAACTACCCAGCATGTGGCCAGTAATGGTGAATCTGTCATATCTGTGGAACAAGAATCTACGGACATTTTTTCTGACAACGACAAGGTGCCCAAAGCCACCATCTGCCCTgactgtgggaagagcttcagtaacaGCTCCCACCTAGTCCGGCATCGTCGTgtacatacaggagagaaaccctacaaATGCCCCCACTGTGACAAGAGCTACCGCCAAGActcccacctggtccagcacaTGCGttctcacacaggggagaagccataccGCTGTACTCACTGTGGCAAGGGCTTCTCCCAGAGCTCCAACCTTATCATCCACCAGCGGACTCATACGGGCGAGCGGCCCTTCACCTGTCCCGAGTGTGGGCGGAGCTTCAGCCACAGCTCCGATCTCATCCAGCACAAGCggatccacacgggcgagaagccctacgtCTGCTCCATCTGCGGGAAGTGCTTCTCGCAgagctccaaggtcacccagcacaaGCGCTTCCACTCGGGGGAACGGCCGTTTTCCTGCGGGGAATGCACCAAGACGTTTCGTCTCCGCGCTGACTTGGTCCGCCACCTCCGTGCCCACACCGGCGAGCGGCCCTTTGGGTGCCCAGAATGCGGGAAGCACTTCGCCGAGAGCTCCCACCTTATCCGACACCAAAGGATCCACATGAGCGAACGGCCCTTTCGCTGCCCAGACTGTGGGAAAGGGTTCAACCAGAGCTCCAACCTGCAGCAGCACCAGCGTGTGCACCGAGGCCAGAAACCCTTCAAATGCGATGAGTGCGGGAAAGGTTTCGGCGTAAGCTCAGCACTGCTGCAGCACCAGCGCACGCACACGGGTGAACGGCCCTACTGCTGCAgccagtgtgggaagagcttcagcgtCAGCTCCACTTATCACATACACCAGCGTATCCATGCTGGTCAAAAGCCCTACTCGTGCGCCAATTGCGGGAAAGGCTTTGTGCGCAGCTCCGCTCTCCTTCAGCACCAAGCCACCCACACTGGCGAAAAGCCCTTCCGCTGCCCATACTGCGGGAGAGGCTTTGGACAGAAGTCGGCACTCTCCCAGCACCGGCGAGCCCACGTGAGGAGAGGAGAGACGTTGGCTTTGGTGGAGGGCTGGGATGCTGCTGGGATGGAAGGTGTTGGGGACCAGGGGGTGGAAGGAGGAGTGGACAGCCTGTGGCAAGGCAACGGGATAGGGATTATGGAGCAGGAGTGGCAGAGCGAAGGGGACGAGAGCATGAGGCGGGAATGGGAGGACGACGGGGATGAGACCATGCGGGTGGAGTGGCAGGACGACGCAGACGAGAGCGTGGTGCAGCGGTTGCAGGAAGACGGCAGAGAGAGCATGAGGCAGGAGTGGAAGGATGGTGTGGATGACGAAACAGAGAGGACAGAGTGGCAGGATGACGAGGACGTGTGTGTGGAGCCGGGGTCGCAGGACGACTGCACTGAAAGCATGAGGCTAGAATGCCAGGACGACCCCGACGACGAGGCCGACGAGAGGGTGGCGGTGGGGTTGCAGGATGATGGGGACGAGAGCATGAGGCTGGAATGTCAGGATGACGAAAGCGAGGAGGAGGATTTCCAAGACCATGAGGATCAAAGACTGAGGGGGAAGTGTCTGGATGAGATTGTGGAGCCAGATTGGCAGGATGACAGAGAGGAGAGCCTAAGGGAGGAGTGGGAGAATGCCGTAGGTGAGAACTTCAGGCAGAAGCACAGCAGCGAGGGACAGGAGTGGCACGGCAGTGAGGATGGTAGCGAGAGGCAAAGCTGGCTGGGAGAAGGGGAGGATAGCTTGGAGGGGGAAGGCGAGGAGATTGGAAGGCAGAGTTGCCAGGATGAAAATGAGGAGATTGTGGTATTAAAGTGA
- the LOC128400863 gene encoding zinc finger protein ZFP2-like isoform X4, with protein sequence MIIPTEDIEIINENKEEEAEQQSIQKEDKWIHDKAKSQQEIFQEKRITAQGHLMETTQHVASNGESVISVEQESTDIFSDNDKVPKATICPDCGKSFSNSSHLVRHRRVHTGEKPYKCPHCDKSYRQDSHLVQHMRSHTGEKPYRCTHCGKGFSQSSNLIIHQRTHTGERPFTCPECGRSFSHSSDLIQHKRIHTGEKPYVCSICGKCFSQSSKVTQHKRFHSGERPFSCGECTKTFRLRADLVRHLRAHTGERPFGCPECGKHFAESSHLIRHQRIHMSERPFRCPDCGKGFNQSSNLQQHQRVHRGQKPFKCDECGKGFGVSSALLQHQRTHTGERPYCCSQCGKSFSVSSTYHIHQRIHAGQKPYSCANCGKGFVRSSALLQHQATHTGEKPFRCPYCGRGFGQKSALSQHRRAHVRRGETLALVEGWDAAGMEGVGDQGVEGGVDSLWQGNGIGIMEQEWQSEGDESMRREWEDDGDETMRVEWQDDADESVVQRLQEDGRESMRQEWKDGVDDETERTEWQDDEDVCVEPGSQDDCTESMRLECQDDPDDEADERVAVGLQDDGDESMRLECQDDESEEEDFQDHEDQRLRGKCLDEIVEPDWQDDREESLREEWENAVGENFRQKHSSEGQEWHGSEDGSERQSWLGEGEDSLEGEGEEIGRQSCQDENEEIVVLK encoded by the coding sequence ATGATTATTCCGACAGAAGACATTGagataataaatgaaaataaggaagaggaagcagaacaACAGAGCATACAGAAAGAAGACAAATGGATTCATGACAAGGCAAAGAGCCAGCAAGAAATCTTCCAGGAAAAAAGAATCACAGCACAAGGCCATCTAATGGAAACTACCCAGCATGTGGCCAGTAATGGTGAATCTGTCATATCTGTGGAACAAGAATCTACGGACATTTTTTCTGACAACGACAAGGTGCCCAAAGCCACCATCTGCCCTgactgtgggaagagcttcagtaacaGCTCCCACCTAGTCCGGCATCGTCGTgtacatacaggagagaaaccctacaaATGCCCCCACTGTGACAAGAGCTACCGCCAAGActcccacctggtccagcacaTGCGttctcacacaggggagaagccataccGCTGTACTCACTGTGGCAAGGGCTTCTCCCAGAGCTCCAACCTTATCATCCACCAGCGGACTCATACGGGCGAGCGGCCCTTCACCTGTCCCGAGTGTGGGCGGAGCTTCAGCCACAGCTCCGATCTCATCCAGCACAAGCggatccacacgggcgagaagccctacgtCTGCTCCATCTGCGGGAAGTGCTTCTCGCAgagctccaaggtcacccagcacaaGCGCTTCCACTCGGGGGAACGGCCGTTTTCCTGCGGGGAATGCACCAAGACGTTTCGTCTCCGCGCTGACTTGGTCCGCCACCTCCGTGCCCACACCGGCGAGCGGCCCTTTGGGTGCCCAGAATGCGGGAAGCACTTCGCCGAGAGCTCCCACCTTATCCGACACCAAAGGATCCACATGAGCGAACGGCCCTTTCGCTGCCCAGACTGTGGGAAAGGGTTCAACCAGAGCTCCAACCTGCAGCAGCACCAGCGTGTGCACCGAGGCCAGAAACCCTTCAAATGCGATGAGTGCGGGAAAGGTTTCGGCGTAAGCTCAGCACTGCTGCAGCACCAGCGCACGCACACGGGTGAACGGCCCTACTGCTGCAgccagtgtgggaagagcttcagcgtCAGCTCCACTTATCACATACACCAGCGTATCCATGCTGGTCAAAAGCCCTACTCGTGCGCCAATTGCGGGAAAGGCTTTGTGCGCAGCTCCGCTCTCCTTCAGCACCAAGCCACCCACACTGGCGAAAAGCCCTTCCGCTGCCCATACTGCGGGAGAGGCTTTGGACAGAAGTCGGCACTCTCCCAGCACCGGCGAGCCCACGTGAGGAGAGGAGAGACGTTGGCTTTGGTGGAGGGCTGGGATGCTGCTGGGATGGAAGGTGTTGGGGACCAGGGGGTGGAAGGAGGAGTGGACAGCCTGTGGCAAGGCAACGGGATAGGGATTATGGAGCAGGAGTGGCAGAGCGAAGGGGACGAGAGCATGAGGCGGGAATGGGAGGACGACGGGGATGAGACCATGCGGGTGGAGTGGCAGGACGACGCAGACGAGAGCGTGGTGCAGCGGTTGCAGGAAGACGGCAGAGAGAGCATGAGGCAGGAGTGGAAGGATGGTGTGGATGACGAAACAGAGAGGACAGAGTGGCAGGATGACGAGGACGTGTGTGTGGAGCCGGGGTCGCAGGACGACTGCACTGAAAGCATGAGGCTAGAATGCCAGGACGACCCCGACGACGAGGCCGACGAGAGGGTGGCGGTGGGGTTGCAGGATGATGGGGACGAGAGCATGAGGCTGGAATGTCAGGATGACGAAAGCGAGGAGGAGGATTTCCAAGACCATGAGGATCAAAGACTGAGGGGGAAGTGTCTGGATGAGATTGTGGAGCCAGATTGGCAGGATGACAGAGAGGAGAGCCTAAGGGAGGAGTGGGAGAATGCCGTAGGTGAGAACTTCAGGCAGAAGCACAGCAGCGAGGGACAGGAGTGGCACGGCAGTGAGGATGGTAGCGAGAGGCAAAGCTGGCTGGGAGAAGGGGAGGATAGCTTGGAGGGGGAAGGCGAGGAGATTGGAAGGCAGAGTTGCCAGGATGAAAATGAGGAGATTGTGGTATTAAAGTGA
- the LOC128400863 gene encoding zinc finger protein ZFP2-like isoform X1, producing MNNTITENTINAFFLQGFFQWNKKEFPSTNAAVTSLMEREKETCILDLQDSSEEETLREDIEIINENKEEEAEQQSIQKEDKWIHDKAKSQQEIFQEKRITAQGHLMETTQHVASNGESVISVEQESTDIFSDNDKVPKATICPDCGKSFSNSSHLVRHRRVHTGEKPYKCPHCDKSYRQDSHLVQHMRSHTGEKPYRCTHCGKGFSQSSNLIIHQRTHTGERPFTCPECGRSFSHSSDLIQHKRIHTGEKPYVCSICGKCFSQSSKVTQHKRFHSGERPFSCGECTKTFRLRADLVRHLRAHTGERPFGCPECGKHFAESSHLIRHQRIHMSERPFRCPDCGKGFNQSSNLQQHQRVHRGQKPFKCDECGKGFGVSSALLQHQRTHTGERPYCCSQCGKSFSVSSTYHIHQRIHAGQKPYSCANCGKGFVRSSALLQHQATHTGEKPFRCPYCGRGFGQKSALSQHRRAHVRRGETLALVEGWDAAGMEGVGDQGVEGGVDSLWQGNGIGIMEQEWQSEGDESMRREWEDDGDETMRVEWQDDADESVVQRLQEDGRESMRQEWKDGVDDETERTEWQDDEDVCVEPGSQDDCTESMRLECQDDPDDEADERVAVGLQDDGDESMRLECQDDESEEEDFQDHEDQRLRGKCLDEIVEPDWQDDREESLREEWENAVGENFRQKHSSEGQEWHGSEDGSERQSWLGEGEDSLEGEGEEIGRQSCQDENEEIVVLK from the exons AATTCCCCAGTACTAACGCTGCTGTGACTTCCCTTATGGAACGTGAAAAAGAAACATGTATCCTGGATCTCCAGGACTCCAGTGAAGAAGAGACACTAAGAG AAGACATTGagataataaatgaaaataaggaagaggaagcagaacaACAGAGCATACAGAAAGAAGACAAATGGATTCATGACAAGGCAAAGAGCCAGCAAGAAATCTTCCAGGAAAAAAGAATCACAGCACAAGGCCATCTAATGGAAACTACCCAGCATGTGGCCAGTAATGGTGAATCTGTCATATCTGTGGAACAAGAATCTACGGACATTTTTTCTGACAACGACAAGGTGCCCAAAGCCACCATCTGCCCTgactgtgggaagagcttcagtaacaGCTCCCACCTAGTCCGGCATCGTCGTgtacatacaggagagaaaccctacaaATGCCCCCACTGTGACAAGAGCTACCGCCAAGActcccacctggtccagcacaTGCGttctcacacaggggagaagccataccGCTGTACTCACTGTGGCAAGGGCTTCTCCCAGAGCTCCAACCTTATCATCCACCAGCGGACTCATACGGGCGAGCGGCCCTTCACCTGTCCCGAGTGTGGGCGGAGCTTCAGCCACAGCTCCGATCTCATCCAGCACAAGCggatccacacgggcgagaagccctacgtCTGCTCCATCTGCGGGAAGTGCTTCTCGCAgagctccaaggtcacccagcacaaGCGCTTCCACTCGGGGGAACGGCCGTTTTCCTGCGGGGAATGCACCAAGACGTTTCGTCTCCGCGCTGACTTGGTCCGCCACCTCCGTGCCCACACCGGCGAGCGGCCCTTTGGGTGCCCAGAATGCGGGAAGCACTTCGCCGAGAGCTCCCACCTTATCCGACACCAAAGGATCCACATGAGCGAACGGCCCTTTCGCTGCCCAGACTGTGGGAAAGGGTTCAACCAGAGCTCCAACCTGCAGCAGCACCAGCGTGTGCACCGAGGCCAGAAACCCTTCAAATGCGATGAGTGCGGGAAAGGTTTCGGCGTAAGCTCAGCACTGCTGCAGCACCAGCGCACGCACACGGGTGAACGGCCCTACTGCTGCAgccagtgtgggaagagcttcagcgtCAGCTCCACTTATCACATACACCAGCGTATCCATGCTGGTCAAAAGCCCTACTCGTGCGCCAATTGCGGGAAAGGCTTTGTGCGCAGCTCCGCTCTCCTTCAGCACCAAGCCACCCACACTGGCGAAAAGCCCTTCCGCTGCCCATACTGCGGGAGAGGCTTTGGACAGAAGTCGGCACTCTCCCAGCACCGGCGAGCCCACGTGAGGAGAGGAGAGACGTTGGCTTTGGTGGAGGGCTGGGATGCTGCTGGGATGGAAGGTGTTGGGGACCAGGGGGTGGAAGGAGGAGTGGACAGCCTGTGGCAAGGCAACGGGATAGGGATTATGGAGCAGGAGTGGCAGAGCGAAGGGGACGAGAGCATGAGGCGGGAATGGGAGGACGACGGGGATGAGACCATGCGGGTGGAGTGGCAGGACGACGCAGACGAGAGCGTGGTGCAGCGGTTGCAGGAAGACGGCAGAGAGAGCATGAGGCAGGAGTGGAAGGATGGTGTGGATGACGAAACAGAGAGGACAGAGTGGCAGGATGACGAGGACGTGTGTGTGGAGCCGGGGTCGCAGGACGACTGCACTGAAAGCATGAGGCTAGAATGCCAGGACGACCCCGACGACGAGGCCGACGAGAGGGTGGCGGTGGGGTTGCAGGATGATGGGGACGAGAGCATGAGGCTGGAATGTCAGGATGACGAAAGCGAGGAGGAGGATTTCCAAGACCATGAGGATCAAAGACTGAGGGGGAAGTGTCTGGATGAGATTGTGGAGCCAGATTGGCAGGATGACAGAGAGGAGAGCCTAAGGGAGGAGTGGGAGAATGCCGTAGGTGAGAACTTCAGGCAGAAGCACAGCAGCGAGGGACAGGAGTGGCACGGCAGTGAGGATGGTAGCGAGAGGCAAAGCTGGCTGGGAGAAGGGGAGGATAGCTTGGAGGGGGAAGGCGAGGAGATTGGAAGGCAGAGTTGCCAGGATGAAAATGAGGAGATTGTGGTATTAAAGTGA
- the LOC128400863 gene encoding zinc finger protein ZFP2-like isoform X2: MNNTITENTINAFFLQGFFQWNKKEFPSTNAAVTSLMEREKETCILDLQDSSEEETLRDIEIINENKEEEAEQQSIQKEDKWIHDKAKSQQEIFQEKRITAQGHLMETTQHVASNGESVISVEQESTDIFSDNDKVPKATICPDCGKSFSNSSHLVRHRRVHTGEKPYKCPHCDKSYRQDSHLVQHMRSHTGEKPYRCTHCGKGFSQSSNLIIHQRTHTGERPFTCPECGRSFSHSSDLIQHKRIHTGEKPYVCSICGKCFSQSSKVTQHKRFHSGERPFSCGECTKTFRLRADLVRHLRAHTGERPFGCPECGKHFAESSHLIRHQRIHMSERPFRCPDCGKGFNQSSNLQQHQRVHRGQKPFKCDECGKGFGVSSALLQHQRTHTGERPYCCSQCGKSFSVSSTYHIHQRIHAGQKPYSCANCGKGFVRSSALLQHQATHTGEKPFRCPYCGRGFGQKSALSQHRRAHVRRGETLALVEGWDAAGMEGVGDQGVEGGVDSLWQGNGIGIMEQEWQSEGDESMRREWEDDGDETMRVEWQDDADESVVQRLQEDGRESMRQEWKDGVDDETERTEWQDDEDVCVEPGSQDDCTESMRLECQDDPDDEADERVAVGLQDDGDESMRLECQDDESEEEDFQDHEDQRLRGKCLDEIVEPDWQDDREESLREEWENAVGENFRQKHSSEGQEWHGSEDGSERQSWLGEGEDSLEGEGEEIGRQSCQDENEEIVVLK, translated from the exons AATTCCCCAGTACTAACGCTGCTGTGACTTCCCTTATGGAACGTGAAAAAGAAACATGTATCCTGGATCTCCAGGACTCCAGTGAAGAAGAGACACTAAGAG ACATTGagataataaatgaaaataaggaagaggaagcagaacaACAGAGCATACAGAAAGAAGACAAATGGATTCATGACAAGGCAAAGAGCCAGCAAGAAATCTTCCAGGAAAAAAGAATCACAGCACAAGGCCATCTAATGGAAACTACCCAGCATGTGGCCAGTAATGGTGAATCTGTCATATCTGTGGAACAAGAATCTACGGACATTTTTTCTGACAACGACAAGGTGCCCAAAGCCACCATCTGCCCTgactgtgggaagagcttcagtaacaGCTCCCACCTAGTCCGGCATCGTCGTgtacatacaggagagaaaccctacaaATGCCCCCACTGTGACAAGAGCTACCGCCAAGActcccacctggtccagcacaTGCGttctcacacaggggagaagccataccGCTGTACTCACTGTGGCAAGGGCTTCTCCCAGAGCTCCAACCTTATCATCCACCAGCGGACTCATACGGGCGAGCGGCCCTTCACCTGTCCCGAGTGTGGGCGGAGCTTCAGCCACAGCTCCGATCTCATCCAGCACAAGCggatccacacgggcgagaagccctacgtCTGCTCCATCTGCGGGAAGTGCTTCTCGCAgagctccaaggtcacccagcacaaGCGCTTCCACTCGGGGGAACGGCCGTTTTCCTGCGGGGAATGCACCAAGACGTTTCGTCTCCGCGCTGACTTGGTCCGCCACCTCCGTGCCCACACCGGCGAGCGGCCCTTTGGGTGCCCAGAATGCGGGAAGCACTTCGCCGAGAGCTCCCACCTTATCCGACACCAAAGGATCCACATGAGCGAACGGCCCTTTCGCTGCCCAGACTGTGGGAAAGGGTTCAACCAGAGCTCCAACCTGCAGCAGCACCAGCGTGTGCACCGAGGCCAGAAACCCTTCAAATGCGATGAGTGCGGGAAAGGTTTCGGCGTAAGCTCAGCACTGCTGCAGCACCAGCGCACGCACACGGGTGAACGGCCCTACTGCTGCAgccagtgtgggaagagcttcagcgtCAGCTCCACTTATCACATACACCAGCGTATCCATGCTGGTCAAAAGCCCTACTCGTGCGCCAATTGCGGGAAAGGCTTTGTGCGCAGCTCCGCTCTCCTTCAGCACCAAGCCACCCACACTGGCGAAAAGCCCTTCCGCTGCCCATACTGCGGGAGAGGCTTTGGACAGAAGTCGGCACTCTCCCAGCACCGGCGAGCCCACGTGAGGAGAGGAGAGACGTTGGCTTTGGTGGAGGGCTGGGATGCTGCTGGGATGGAAGGTGTTGGGGACCAGGGGGTGGAAGGAGGAGTGGACAGCCTGTGGCAAGGCAACGGGATAGGGATTATGGAGCAGGAGTGGCAGAGCGAAGGGGACGAGAGCATGAGGCGGGAATGGGAGGACGACGGGGATGAGACCATGCGGGTGGAGTGGCAGGACGACGCAGACGAGAGCGTGGTGCAGCGGTTGCAGGAAGACGGCAGAGAGAGCATGAGGCAGGAGTGGAAGGATGGTGTGGATGACGAAACAGAGAGGACAGAGTGGCAGGATGACGAGGACGTGTGTGTGGAGCCGGGGTCGCAGGACGACTGCACTGAAAGCATGAGGCTAGAATGCCAGGACGACCCCGACGACGAGGCCGACGAGAGGGTGGCGGTGGGGTTGCAGGATGATGGGGACGAGAGCATGAGGCTGGAATGTCAGGATGACGAAAGCGAGGAGGAGGATTTCCAAGACCATGAGGATCAAAGACTGAGGGGGAAGTGTCTGGATGAGATTGTGGAGCCAGATTGGCAGGATGACAGAGAGGAGAGCCTAAGGGAGGAGTGGGAGAATGCCGTAGGTGAGAACTTCAGGCAGAAGCACAGCAGCGAGGGACAGGAGTGGCACGGCAGTGAGGATGGTAGCGAGAGGCAAAGCTGGCTGGGAGAAGGGGAGGATAGCTTGGAGGGGGAAGGCGAGGAGATTGGAAGGCAGAGTTGCCAGGATGAAAATGAGGAGATTGTGGTATTAAAGTGA